A window of Rhodothermales bacterium genomic DNA:
TGGCCGTGCTCTTCGGCAACCTGGCGCCCGAAGGATGCGTCATCAAGACCGGCGCCGTCCCCGACGAACTGCTGGAATTCGAGGGCCCTGCCCGGATCTACGAGTCGCAGCACGATGCCGTGACCGGCATCCTCTCGGGTGCGGTGCAGCCGGGCGACGTCGTCGTCATCCGCTACGAAGGGCCGCGCGGCGGCCCCGGCATGCCCGAAATGCTCCAGCCCACGGCTGCACTGGCGGGCCTCCGGCTCGACGCGCAGGTCGCCATGGTCACCGACGGCCGCTTTTCGGGCGGCACGCGCGGGCTGTCCATAGGTCACGTCTCGCCGGAGGCCGCCTCGAGCGGCGAGATCGGGCTGGTCGAGCCCGGGGACCGTATTCGCATTGACATTCCCCGGCGGCGGATTGACCTCCTGGTATCGGACGCCGATCTCGCCGCCCGCCGCACCCGCCAGGCCGCCTTCACGCCCCGCATTGCCAGCCGTTGGCTGCAACGCTACGCCCAGTTCGTCACGAGCGCATCCACCGGCGCTGTCCTCACCCTGCCAACCCCGGAACCCGTCCATGCCTGAAAAAAATGTCACCGGAGCCGAAATCCTTATCCGCTCGCTCGAGGCCGAAGGCGTCGAATTCGTCTTCGGGCACCCCGGCGGGGCCGTCATCCAGATCTACGACGAAATGCACCGGCTGCAGCCGAAGTTCGAGCACATCCTGGTGCGGCACGAACAGGGCGGCACGCACGCCGCCGAGGGCTACGCCAAGGCCACCGGCAAGGTGGGCACGGTGCTCGTGACTTCCGGGCCGGGCGCCACGAACACCGTCACCGGCATTGCCGATGCGTTCATGGATTCCATCCCGCTCGTCGTGCTCACCGGCCAGGTGCCCACGAAGCTCATTGGCAACGATGCGTTCCAGGAATGCGACATCATCGGCGTGACGCGAAGCATCACCAAGCACTCGTTCCTGGTGCGGGACGTGCGCGAGCTCGCATCCACCATCAAAAAGGCGTACCACATTGCGCGGACCGGTCGCCCCGGCCCCGTCGTGGTCGACCTCCCGAAGGATGTGATTGCCGCCCGCGCGCCGTTCGAATGGCCCGAGCGGATTTCCCTGCGCGGCTACAGCACCATTACGCGCGGCGAGCAGGGCCAGGTGGAGAAGGCGGCCCGGATGATGCGCCAGGCAGAGCGCCCGCTCCTGTACGTGGGCGGCGGGACCATCATCTCGAATGCGACCGATGCGCTCACACGGCTGGCGCGCAAGACGCAGATCCCGGTCACGACCACGCTGCACGGGCTGGGGTCGTTTCCCGAGGATGATCCGCTGTCCGTCGGCATGCTGGGCATGCACGGCACGTGGTACGCCAACCAGGCCGTCCAGAACTGCGACCTGCTCATTGCCGTCGGCGCCCGCTTCGACGACCGCGTGACGGGCAAGATCGACGCCTGGGCGCCGCATGCGAAAATCATCCACATCGACGTGGATCCCGCCTGCATTTCGAAGAACGTCCCGGCCGACTGCCCCATCCTGGGCGACGTCGGGCACGTGCTGGCGCAGCTCGAGCCGCTGGTTGAATTCCGCAACCGGGCGGACTGGCTGACGCAGATCGAGGCGTGGAAGGCCGAATGCCCCCTGGAATACGTGCACGATGGCGCGCTTCGCCCGCAGCACATCATCCAGGAACTGCGCCGCAAGACCGGCGGGCACGCCGTAGTGGTGACCGATGTGGGGCAGAATCAGATGTGGTCCGCCCAGTATTTCACGTACGCCGAGCCCCGCTCGCACATCACGTCCGGGGGGCTCGGGACCATGGGCTTCTCGCTCCCGGCGGCCATGGGCGCGGCGTTCGGGCTCCGGAAGGCCGCCGAGAACGCAGCTGAAAATGCCGTCCCCGTCATCTCCATAAACGGAGACGGCGGATTCCTCATGAACATGCAGGAATTGGGCGTGGCTGCGGCCCACAAGCTGCCGCTCAAGATCGTGGTGCTCAACAACTCGTACCTGGGCATGGTGCGGCAGTGGCAAGAGCTGTTCCACGACGAGCGCTACAGCCACACGCATCTGGCGCCCACGAACCCGGATTTCGTGCAGCTGGCCGAGGCCTTCAACTGCGTCGGGCTCCGCTGCACGCGCCCCGACGACGTCACGGCCACGATCGATGCGGCCTGGGAGGTCACCGACCGGCCCGTGCTCATGGAATTCCAGGTCATCACCGAAGAAATGGTCTTCCCCATGGTGCCCGCAGGCGCCGCCACCGACGAAATGATCACCCAGCGATTCAACCCCGAGGAATTCGCATGACCACCGCAACGCATCCTTCGGCCTCGGCCCCCTCGCTCACCCCCCAACAACTCTTCCGCAAACAGGCCGCCGGCGAAGGGCTGAGCCCGGACGAACCCGACGCCGCGCATCGTCACGTCATCGTGGTGACCATGGAGAACACCATCGGCGCGCTGAACCGCGTGGCCAACCTGTTCTCGGCGCGCGGTTTCAGCCTGGAGAGCGTGAGCGTGGGCATCGCGGAGGGTCAGACCGCGCGGATGACCCTCGTCACGACGGGCAACGACCGCATCATCGGGCAAGTCCTCCAGCAACTCAACAACCTCGTGGATACGCTCCACGTGGACGATGTCACGGACGAGGCCTTCGTGGAGCGCGAGCTCTGCCTGGTGAAGGTCGCCGCCACGCCCGCCGAGCGATCCGCGCTCATGGGCGTCGTGGACATCTTCCGCGGCAACGTCGTGAACATCACCCCGGACTCCATGACCTTCGAAGTCACGGGGCCACCCACCAAAATCAATGCCTTCATCGGAATGATGCGGGAATACGATGTGCGCGAGGTGGCCCGCAGCGGCCGGGTCGCCATGCGCCGCCAACTTGTTTTCGAGACACAATCATGAAGATGCACTACGAAGCCGACCCCACCCTCATCCGCAATCGCACGGTTGCCGTCATCGGATACGGCAGCCAGGGCCACGCCCATGCGCTGAACCTGCACGAAAGCGGCGTCCGCGTCATCGTGGGCTTGCGCCCGGGCAGTGCGACGGCCGCCGAAGTCGCCCTGCGCGGCCTGGAGACGGCGACCATCGACGAAGCCGCGGCCGAGGCCGACGTGGTCATGCTGCTCATTCCGGATCAGCACCAGAAGCGGGTCTATGAGGCCCACATCCGCCCGCACATGACGCCGGGCAAGGCGCTCGCGTTTGGCCATGGATTCAACATCCACTACGGCCAGATTGAGCCGCCCGAGGGCGTGGACGTGTTCATGGTGGCGCCCAAGTCGCCCGGACACCTCGTCCGGCGGACGTACGAGGAGGGCCGCGGCGTGCCGTGCCTGGTGGCCGTCGCACAGGATGCGAGCGGCGAGGCCATGGACCTGGCGCTCTCGTATGCCGATGCCATCGGGGGCACCCGCGCCGGGGTCATCGAGACCAACTTCAGGGATGAGACCGAAACCGATCTGTTCGGCGAGCAGGCCGTGCTGTGCGGCGGCACCGAAGGCCTCATCAAGGCCGGGTTTGAAACGCTCACGGAAGCGGGATATCCCGAAGAACTGGCGTACTTTGAGGTGCTGCACGAAATGAAATTGATCGTGGACCTGTACTACGAAGGCGGACTGGAAGCCATGAACCGGTCCGTCAGCGACACGGCTGAATACGGGGGATACTCCCGCGGCGCGCGCGTGGTGACGCCCGCCGTCAAGCAGGAGATGAAAGCCATCCTCGCCGAAATCCAGTCCGGCGCGTTCGCCCGCGAATGGATTGATGAGTGCGAAAAGGGCTGGCCCAACATGAACGGCCTGCGCGAGGCGCACATGAACCACCCCGTCGAGACCGTCGGCAAGAAACTGCGCTCCATGATGTCATGGATCCGCTCATCCGTAGCCGTGGACTGATGCCTGATCCTCATATTCACGTGGCCCTCCTCCCTGGCGACGGCATAGGCCCCGAAGTGGCCCGCGCCGCCCGGGAGGTCCTGGAAGCCGCCGCGCCCGGCCGATTCCGTTTCACCGAGCATCCGTTCGGCGGCGCGGCGATTGACGGGGGCGGTTCACCCCTTCCCCCGGAAACCCTCGAAGCCTGCCGCGCGGCCGATGCCGTGCTGCTGGGTGCCATCGGGGGACCCCGGTGGGATGCGCTGCCGCGGGCGCATCGACCGGAATCGGGCCTCCTGGCCCTGCGCAGTGCGCTCGGGACGTTCGCGAATCTGCGCCCGGTGCCGTTCGGCGCGGATCTGCTCATCGTCCGTGAACTCACGGGGGGCATCTACTTCGGTCAGCCCCGGTCCTACGAATCGGGCCGGGCCTACAACACCATGGTCTACGAACGCGACGAAATCGTGCGCATTGCCCACGTGGCGTTCGAACAGGCGCGCCGGCGGCGCAGCCATGTGACGAGCGTGGACAAGGCGAACGTGCTGGAAGTGTCGCAGCTGTGGCGCGAGGTGGTCACCGAAATCGGCGGCCTGTACCCGGACGTGCGCCTGGACCACATGTACGTGGACAACGCGGCCATGCAGATCGTGCAGAACCCGGCGCAGTTCGACGTCATTGTGACGGGCAACCTGTTCGGGGACATCCTGTCGGACCTGGCGTCGACGCTCGCCGGATCGCTCGGCACGCTGCCGTCCGCCTGCACAGGCACCAATACGCCCATTTTCGAACCCGTACACGGAAGCGCTCCCGACCTCGTGGGCACCGGCCGCGCCAACCCCATCGGGGCCATCCTGAGCGGCGCCATGCTCCTGGATGAGCTCGGGCTCGGCGGTGAGGCCGACGCCGTCCGCCGCGCCGTCCAACAGGCCATCCACGCCGGCACGCGCACCGTTGACCTGGGCGGCACCGCCACGTGCGCCGACATGACCGCCGCCATTACGGCCGCCCTCGCCGCACCCGCGGCCACAACCCCGCAGCAGAAATGAATCAGATCCTTCTCTTCGACACCACCCTCCGCGACGGCGAACAGGCCCCCGGGGCCGCCATGAACCTCCCGGAAAAGCTGGAAATCGCACATGCACTCTCGGCGCTCGGCGTGGACATCATTGAGGCCGGCTTTCCCGTATCGTCCCCCGGCCAGTTCGAGGCCGTGCGCCAGATAGCGAACGAAGTCGCCGACGACACCGTCATCTGCGCCCTGGCCCGCGCCAAGGAGGGCGACATCGCATCGGCGGCGAAGGCGCTCGGCGGTCGCGCAACCTCGCGCATCCACACCTTCATTGCGACCTCCGACATCCACCTGCACAGCAAATTTGCCGATGCGCGCTACGGCACCACCCTGGACGCCAAGCGCCAGACCGTGCTCCGGATGGCCATCGATGCCGTGCGCCAGGCCCGCGAGCACACGGCCGACGTGGAATTCAGCGCCGAGGACGCCGGCCGCACGGACGTCGGCTTCCTGCACGAGGTGGTCGCCGCCGTCGTCGAGGCCGGCGCCACTACCATCAACATTCCCGATACCACCGGCTACTGCATTCCCGACGAATATGCCGCGCTCATCCGCAGCGTCGTCGACATCGTGCCCGCCCGCGTCGTGGTCTCCACGCATTGCCACGACGACCTGGGCCTGGCCGTCGCCAACTCCCTGTCCGGCGTGCAGGCCGGGGCCCGCCAGGTGGAATGCACCATCAACGGCATAGGGGAGCGGGCCGGCAACGCCGCCCTCGAGGAAATCGCCATGGCGCTCGCCGTGCGCGCCGACCATTTCGGCATGCGGACCCGCGTGGACAGCCGCGGGCTGACGGACATGAGCAAGCTCGTATCGACCTTCTCGGGATTTCCGGTGCAGCCCAACAAGGCCATCGTGGGGCGCAACGCGTTCTCGCACGAAGCCGGCATCCACCAGGACGGCATGCTGAAGAACCGCGACACCTACGAAATCATGCGCGCCGAAGACGTGGGGCAGGTCACGGAATCAATCCGGCTCGGCCGGCATTCAGGCCGCCACGGGCTCTTCAGCCGCCTTGAAAAAATCGGCGTCCGCGTCCTGGACGACCAGCGCGATACGATCTACCATGCGTTCGTCGAACTCGCCGACCGCAAGAAAGAAATCAACGACATCGACCTCTACAACCTGGTAAACGAGCATACCACCACCATGTCCACCGCACACTACAAGCTTGAACACCTGGCCGTCTCGGTCGGCACCGACCGCCAGCCTTCCGCCACGGTCCGCATTGAACACGTCCGTGCCGAGCGCACGGAGGAAAAAACCGCAACGGGGGATGGTCCGATCGATGCGCTCTACCGCGCCATTGACCACGCCGTGAACGAAGCCCACGACCTCGTATCGTACAATATCCGGTCCATTTCCGAGGGGGCCGATGCGTTCGGAGAGGTCTCGGTACTCATTTCCATGGGCGGCCCGTGCTTCACCGGCAAGGCCTCATCCACCGACGTCATCATTGCCTCGGCCGAAGCCTACGTCATGGCCCTCAACTCCATGGCCGCCTACCGCGCCGACGAAGAATCCATCCGCTTCGTCAACTCGGGGATCATCAATGCCTTTGATGGCCACGATCCGTCGTAGGCGTGCAGTATCCTGCTTTCCAGCGCTATCCCATCCCTAAAAACCTTTTTTGAGCCTTGACCCTTACCGAACAAATCCTCGCCGCCCATGCCGGTCGGGAGCGTGTTGCGCCCGGTGACTCCATCTGGGTGGATGTGGATACGCTCATGACCCACGACGTCTGCGGGCCGCCCACGTTCGGCATTTTCGAGCGGGAGTTCGGGGCCGATGCGCGCGTTTGGAATCCCGACGGCGTGGTGGTCCTTCCGGACCACTACATCCACACCGAGGATCCACATGCGCGGCGCAACATCGAGTTGCTCCGCGCCTTTGCGGCCAAGCACGAACTGCCTCACTACTACGATGTAGGAACCAGCAGGTACAAGGGAGTCTGCCACGTAGCATTGGCAGAGGAGGGGTTCAATCTGCCCGGCACCGTGCTCTTCGGGACCGACAGCCATACGTGCACTTCGGGCGCTTTCGGGCTGTTTTCGACGGGCGTGGGCAACACCGATGCCGCGTTCATCCTGGGCACGGGCAAGATCTGGGTCCGCGTCCCGGAAACCATGCGGTTCGTCTTCGAAGGCGCACTCCCGCCGTGGCTCATGGCCAAGGACCTCATCCTGGCCGTCATCGGCGACATCGGATTCGAGGGCGGCACCTATCGCGCCCTGGAATTCGACGGCGAGGCCGTCTTCGACCTCTCCATGGAAGAGCGCATGACGCTCACCAACATGGCCATCGAAGCGGGAGGGAAGAACGGCATTATTGCGGCCGATGCGAAGACCGAGGCCTTCGTCCGCGAACGCACCGACCGGCCCTACACCGTGGTCCGGCCGTCGCCCAACGCCTCCTACGCCTTCGAAAAGGTGTACGACGTCTCGAAAATGGAGCCCGTCGTCGCCAAGCCCCACCGACCGGACAACAAGGCCACCGTCAGTGAAGTCGCCGGCACCCGCCTGGACCGCGCCTACATCGGCAGCTGCACCGGCGGCAAATTCGGCGACTTCGTCGCCGCCGCCGGCATCCTCGGCCACGCCGGGGCGGGCACGTCCATCAGTCGAACCCTTTCCTCATCAGGTTCGGCTCAAGGTTCATCATCTGAGGGCCGCGTGGCCATAGATACGTTTGTGGTGCCCGCTTCGACCGAAGTCTCCCGCCGCCTGCGCGAAGAAAGCCACCCCGATTTTCCCGGGAAGTCCCTCTGGCAACTCTTCCTGGATGCCGGATGCAAGATGGGCCACGCCTCCTGCGGCGCCTGCCTCGGCGGCCCCGTGGACACCTTCGGCCGCACCCACGGCACCGAAGTCGTCATCTCCACCACAAACCGCAACTTCCCCGGCCGCATGGGCTCCAAAGCCGCCTCCGTCTACCTCGCCTCACCCCTCACCGTCGCCGCCTCCGCCCTCGCCGGCGTCATCACCGACCCACGGGAAGTCCTCGTTTAAGCGCCCCATCTGGAAAAGCACAGAATCATGAACCCCATCATAAATGGCCGCGCCTACGTCCTCGGAGACTCCGTCGATACGGACCAAATCATTCCTGCCGCGCACCTTGTCTACAGTCTGAGCGAACCCGAAGAACGGCGGATGTACGGCCGGTACGCCCTCAGTGGTGTCCCCGAGGCTCAGGCCGGCCTCCCCAATGGCGGCATCCCCTTCACCCAGCCCGACGCCTACACTTCGGACTTCACCATAGTCATCGCGGGCTCCAACTTCGGATGCGGCTCCTCCCGCGAGCACGCCCCCTTCGCCCTGGCCGAAGCAGGCGTCCAGGCGGTCGTCGCCGACGGATACGCCCGCATCTTCTACCGCAACGCGGTCGATGGCGGCTTCCTCGTGCCCTTCGAAACCCGCACCCGCCTGGTGGACCTCGTCGAAACCGGCGACGAACTCACCATAGACACCTCTACTGGCACCCTCCACGTTGCCCGCACCGACGAAACCTACCTCCTCCGGCCCCTCGGCGAAGTCGCCGGAATCATCGCCGCCGGTGGAATCTTCGCCTTCGCCCGCCAAACCGGCATGATCAAGGCTGTTTGAAATGTAACCTGGCAGGTTACATTTAGGAGCGGGCCTTATTTAGCGGTCAGAACTCACCGATTGTCCCTCACGTCAGTCAAATCGACGCAGGAAGTGGGAAGTTTGGTTGCACATTGCTTGTACCACCAAAATCATGTATCGTATTGCTCAGTCGAAAAAAATCGCGTTTCGTAGATGTTCTCTCCATTCCGTGGTATACATAGATCGTCTATTGTTGTTTGTTGCTCTACTTCCGTGACACCAGTATGTGCAAAATAACACTTAGTAATGAAACATCATGAGCTATCGAAACGGAAATTATACTGCTTTCTACGTCAGTGAACCCTTTTCACAGTCTGCACTCGGAGCACACGCCACTAGAGATTTTCAGTCATACAATATGCTTAAAGCGTGGAAAGCCGCAGATCCGTCTTTCCCATTCATTGATTCACATGAGAAAAACTATAATGTTCGCGATTCGAGCAATTGGGATTTAACTCTGAAGCCGAGAATTCGTGATCGATTGGCGCAGTCCAAAAATATAGTACTATTTCTGAGTAGCGTAACTAAAAACAGTAGGGCTCTAAGAGAAGAGATAGTGTACGGTGTCGGTACCAAAGGGCTACCTGTTATTGTGGTTTATCCGGACTTCAAAGATAAGTCTGAAATAGTCGACTGTAGTACTGGGAATTTTAAAACTAACATAGTTGCTCTTTGGGAAAAGCTGCCTTCTTTGCGAGATTTAATGAATGAAGTTCCTACACTTCACATACCAAATAAAAAGGCACACATAATAAATGCGCTGTTGGACAAAGACTTTGAGGTCCAAACAAAACGAGTAGTAGACAAGTATTATTATCCCTGTTAGCACGTGTCTAGAATTAGGTCATACGGTCAACGAGCGAAGTATTCCTTCGGGACGCTCCTTAGTTTAGAATACTGGAGATACGCCCTAGTATCCAAGGAGGGAATCCGTTCAGTATTATTTGTGTACGGTGGGCTTTATCTGTTTATTGAAACGTTGGATTTCTTCAAAGTCTACACGAGAGATGATTATGGTTCTTACGCATTCTTATTATTTCTATTAGTCGCTATTATCATATCGTTATGGGTAAAACGACCAATAACGTCGGTAAAAATATCAATTCCTGCGTCCGATTGTATCATCGAGGTTCGCGTCGCAAATATATTCGATGTCAATGGCTCGGTTGTTGTGAGTACTAATACTATGTTTGAGGCGAATGTCGCAGATGGTGTCATTTCTCCTGAAAGTATACAGGGTCAGTTCACTTCGAAATATTTTTCGGGAAATCAGAGTAAATTAATAAGTCTTATAAAAGAAGGGCTGCCTCAAGAGCCTAATCACGATGTGTATCCTATGGGTACGACTGTTCGAATAAATACACATGGTAAGACGTTTTACTTGACTGCAATGGCTAGTCTTAACGAAAAGGGTAATGCACAATCAACACGCCAGGACTTGTCGAGCGCTCTCGAAGGACTATGGAACTATGTTCGTACGGAAGGTGAGTTGCAGGAACTAGCAATACCAGTCATGGGCACGGGAAGAGGTAGATTAGGTTTATCAAGGAAGCGCGTGATTGGAATGATAGTAGAATCATTTGTTAAACATTCTTATACGGGATTGCTAACTAATAAATTAGTAATATGCATTAGGCCTAGTGATGCTGAAAGGTTTATGACAAACTTGTATGATATCAAAGATTACATGAACCAGATAGTTCATGCCTGAGATTCCTGTCTGATTTATGGAAGTCCATTAGTTGATGAAAAATATCATTGAGCTCGATGGATACGGTCAAAACGTTCGAGTTCAACTGTGGACCCAAAAATAACGTGTAGAATCAATTGAGATCCGTAGTCCAGTATTTACCATTATCCAGAATGATCATTATCATAACGGTATATAACATGGATGCATGATGTAGCGGTTAGAGAATGGATATCGATACTTTCGTTGGTAGTTCTCTGGCTGGTACGTTAAGTAACGACGCACAGCGGTTAGCCTTGCCTGCCAACACCTTGAATGGTTATCCTATCCGCTTATTAAATCACGGACACTCGCTCAATGAACCACTCTGAAATCGTCTCTTTCCTGTGGGGCGTTGCCGATTTGCTCCGTGATCACTTCAAGCGGGGCAAGTATCAGGATGTAATTCTGCCACTCACGGTACTCAGGCGGCTGGATTGTGTGCTGGAGCCTTCAAAGCAGAAGGTTCTTGAGCGGTACGAGCAGCTCTCCAAGATGGATCTGGAGAACCTGGATCCCCAGCTCAGGAAGGCATCCGGATTTGCTTTCTACAACACGTCCCGGTTCACCTTCGATCGTCTGCTGGCCGACGCGCCGAATCTCGCGGCCAACCTCCGGCATTACATTGCGGGCTTCAGCCCGAACATGCGCGAGGTCGTCGAGAAGTTCGATTTCGACAACACGATCTCGAAGCTTGAACAGTCCGGTCTGCTCTTCCTGGTGGTGGAGAAGTTCAATACGGTGGACCTCCACCCCGACCGGATTGACAACGCCACCATGGGCACGGTTTTCGAGGAACTCATTCGCAAGTTCAACGAGGCCCTGAATGAGAATCCTGGAGAGCACTTTACGCCGAGGGACGTGGTGCATCTCATGGCAGATGTCCTGCTGACAGGTGACGAGCAGCGCATCAAAACCAAAGGTCGCGTGGTGACGGTCTATGATCCCTGTTGCGGATCTGGCGGAATGCTGACCATCACCAAGAACCACATCCAATCCGTCAATTCGACGGCCGATGTCCACGTGTTTGGGCAGGAGGTCAATCCCGAGACGTACGCCATCTGCAAGTCCGACTTGTTCATGAAGTCGACGGATGGTCGGGACGGTGAAAATATCCGGTTTGGTTCGACGCTGCGGACGGACGAGCACTCCGGAATGACATTCGATTACCTTATTGCCAATCCGCCGTACGGGAAGGATTGGAAGGGTGACAAGCAAGCGGTCGAGGGTGAAGCCGAGCGGGGCATGGCAGGTCGGTTTGGTCCCGGAACGCCGCGGATATCGGACGGGCAGATGCTGTTTCTGCTGCATCTTGTGCACCATATGAAGCGCGGCGACAGTGGCTCGCGCACGGCCATCATCATGAATGGTTCTCCGCTGTTTACGGGCGATGCCGGGAGCGGCGAGAGTGAAATTCGGCGCTACGTCATGGAGGAAGATCTGGTAGAGGCGATAGTCGCCTTGCCAGAGCAGCTCTTTTACAACACGGGCATCGCCACGTACGTGTGGGTGCTTACGACCCGCAAGACGGCCGAGCGCAAAGGAAAGGTTTTGTTGGTCGACGCCACGTCGTTCTGGACGCCCATGCGCAAGAGCTTGGGCGACAAGCGCCGTGAGATTCCGCGCGAAAAGGCAGAAGAAATCACGCGGTTGCTATCTGCATTCAAAGAAGGCGAATACTGCCGCGTGTACCCGACGACCCATTTCGGATTCCGAAAAATCACAGTCGAGCGTCCGCTGCGACTCAATTTTCAAGCATCGGATGATCGGAAAGCCCGAATCCGGGAAGAAAGGACGTTCCAGCGCTTGGCAGAATCCAAAAAGAAAGGGCCAGCAGCAGAAAAGGAGATACTTGAGGGACGCCTGATTCAACTGCAAATTGAGGCCGCGCTTCATGATCTGCCGGACACCCTCTTCAAGAGTCGAAAGGCATTTCTCAAGGAATTGAATTCAGCGGCGAAGCGCCACGACGTGAAGCTCGCGGCTCCCATCAAAAAGGCAATCCTCTCGGCCCTTTCTGAGCAGGACGATACG
This region includes:
- the ilvB gene encoding biosynthetic-type acetolactate synthase large subunit, with the protein product MPEKNVTGAEILIRSLEAEGVEFVFGHPGGAVIQIYDEMHRLQPKFEHILVRHEQGGTHAAEGYAKATGKVGTVLVTSGPGATNTVTGIADAFMDSIPLVVLTGQVPTKLIGNDAFQECDIIGVTRSITKHSFLVRDVRELASTIKKAYHIARTGRPGPVVVDLPKDVIAARAPFEWPERISLRGYSTITRGEQGQVEKAARMMRQAERPLLYVGGGTIISNATDALTRLARKTQIPVTTTLHGLGSFPEDDPLSVGMLGMHGTWYANQAVQNCDLLIAVGARFDDRVTGKIDAWAPHAKIIHIDVDPACISKNVPADCPILGDVGHVLAQLEPLVEFRNRADWLTQIEAWKAECPLEYVHDGALRPQHIIQELRRKTGGHAVVVTDVGQNQMWSAQYFTYAEPRSHITSGGLGTMGFSLPAAMGAAFGLRKAAENAAENAVPVISINGDGGFLMNMQELGVAAAHKLPLKIVVLNNSYLGMVRQWQELFHDERYSHTHLAPTNPDFVQLAEAFNCVGLRCTRPDDVTATIDAAWEVTDRPVLMEFQVITEEMVFPMVPAGAATDEMITQRFNPEEFA
- the ilvN gene encoding acetolactate synthase small subunit, with translation MTTATHPSASAPSLTPQQLFRKQAAGEGLSPDEPDAAHRHVIVVTMENTIGALNRVANLFSARGFSLESVSVGIAEGQTARMTLVTTGNDRIIGQVLQQLNNLVDTLHVDDVTDEAFVERELCLVKVAATPAERSALMGVVDIFRGNVVNITPDSMTFEVTGPPTKINAFIGMMREYDVREVARSGRVAMRRQLVFETQS
- the ilvC gene encoding ketol-acid reductoisomerase, which translates into the protein MKMHYEADPTLIRNRTVAVIGYGSQGHAHALNLHESGVRVIVGLRPGSATAAEVALRGLETATIDEAAAEADVVMLLIPDQHQKRVYEAHIRPHMTPGKALAFGHGFNIHYGQIEPPEGVDVFMVAPKSPGHLVRRTYEEGRGVPCLVAVAQDASGEAMDLALSYADAIGGTRAGVIETNFRDETETDLFGEQAVLCGGTEGLIKAGFETLTEAGYPEELAYFEVLHEMKLIVDLYYEGGLEAMNRSVSDTAEYGGYSRGARVVTPAVKQEMKAILAEIQSGAFAREWIDECEKGWPNMNGLREAHMNHPVETVGKKLRSMMSWIRSSVAVD
- the leuB gene encoding 3-isopropylmalate dehydrogenase; this translates as MALLPGDGIGPEVARAAREVLEAAAPGRFRFTEHPFGGAAIDGGGSPLPPETLEACRAADAVLLGAIGGPRWDALPRAHRPESGLLALRSALGTFANLRPVPFGADLLIVRELTGGIYFGQPRSYESGRAYNTMVYERDEIVRIAHVAFEQARRRRSHVTSVDKANVLEVSQLWREVVTEIGGLYPDVRLDHMYVDNAAMQIVQNPAQFDVIVTGNLFGDILSDLASTLAGSLGTLPSACTGTNTPIFEPVHGSAPDLVGTGRANPIGAILSGAMLLDELGLGGEADAVRRAVQQAIHAGTRTVDLGGTATCADMTAAITAALAAPAATTPQQK
- a CDS encoding 2-isopropylmalate synthase codes for the protein MNQILLFDTTLRDGEQAPGAAMNLPEKLEIAHALSALGVDIIEAGFPVSSPGQFEAVRQIANEVADDTVICALARAKEGDIASAAKALGGRATSRIHTFIATSDIHLHSKFADARYGTTLDAKRQTVLRMAIDAVRQAREHTADVEFSAEDAGRTDVGFLHEVVAAVVEAGATTINIPDTTGYCIPDEYAALIRSVVDIVPARVVVSTHCHDDLGLAVANSLSGVQAGARQVECTINGIGERAGNAALEEIAMALAVRADHFGMRTRVDSRGLTDMSKLVSTFSGFPVQPNKAIVGRNAFSHEAGIHQDGMLKNRDTYEIMRAEDVGQVTESIRLGRHSGRHGLFSRLEKIGVRVLDDQRDTIYHAFVELADRKKEINDIDLYNLVNEHTTTMSTAHYKLEHLAVSVGTDRQPSATVRIEHVRAERTEEKTATGDGPIDALYRAIDHAVNEAHDLVSYNIRSISEGADAFGEVSVLISMGGPCFTGKASSTDVIIASAEAYVMALNSMAAYRADEESIRFVNSGIINAFDGHDPS
- a CDS encoding aconitase/3-isopropylmalate dehydratase large subunit family protein → MTLTEQILAAHAGRERVAPGDSIWVDVDTLMTHDVCGPPTFGIFEREFGADARVWNPDGVVVLPDHYIHTEDPHARRNIELLRAFAAKHELPHYYDVGTSRYKGVCHVALAEEGFNLPGTVLFGTDSHTCTSGAFGLFSTGVGNTDAAFILGTGKIWVRVPETMRFVFEGALPPWLMAKDLILAVIGDIGFEGGTYRALEFDGEAVFDLSMEERMTLTNMAIEAGGKNGIIAADAKTEAFVRERTDRPYTVVRPSPNASYAFEKVYDVSKMEPVVAKPHRPDNKATVSEVAGTRLDRAYIGSCTGGKFGDFVAAAGILGHAGAGTSISRTLSSSGSAQGSSSEGRVAIDTFVVPASTEVSRRLREESHPDFPGKSLWQLFLDAGCKMGHASCGACLGGPVDTFGRTHGTEVVISTTNRNFPGRMGSKAASVYLASPLTVAASALAGVITDPREVLV
- a CDS encoding 3-isopropylmalate dehydratase, which translates into the protein MNPIINGRAYVLGDSVDTDQIIPAAHLVYSLSEPEERRMYGRYALSGVPEAQAGLPNGGIPFTQPDAYTSDFTIVIAGSNFGCGSSREHAPFALAEAGVQAVVADGYARIFYRNAVDGGFLVPFETRTRLVDLVETGDELTIDTSTGTLHVARTDETYLLRPLGEVAGIIAAGGIFAFARQTGMIKAV